In Maridesulfovibrio sp., a single genomic region encodes these proteins:
- a CDS encoding AsmA family protein, whose translation MLLRVKQLFWIIFILFDLCVLAAILGGVYYLESDGPRHELESFLGEKLGREVVFEKNLDLIFYPWLGLETGPVSIAAAPGADYEHQLSVRSIDFKVRLLPLLHGELEVDTIVVDSPVFRMDRGRDGKLDFPAMGRVENATSEDSDGLFFRSITVRGIVVSNATCTYTDVATGNFFNVSGINIRTGLLRKDTPLAFDVGAMLETDLFNLRAKAEFKGLLDFSRSERTISLSETTLALIAESDELLGSGESVQAITNLDFNLVDGKVDLRGIVVQAAGVLLSGEATCGNIYHAPEFRGSLRSTRFDPKSVFSRFTPEPIPSKFKDILNSASFSVDFDSNLERTILKNMVLKVDDTTVQGDFSLKDYSSPWVEFNVYADKIVLDPYARIFKRSKSAGSAKSRKNGSGTPPAQDGKLRRELRETVIADLVHRIPCRGRLEVGYLAYDGMRLETTRLAISPGPKVAGLSIGKGSYLDGDFSLRADLTFDGSRKKDTLYLSGAGEVSPFTLSRIPVRSDVIKFRSGKAGLKLKNMSSHGKTLVELFRNLRFRMELRADGAAASLGNKDIPREYRHFHVKELKLDIDGTPLPTVPPEGMVGRRLEIALSAGLLKPDLKLAGSFSGDILCERFHPDMAALRNSTLDLSVEGSGLPVVKKGVKLALSGGGKLRNHDLKLNRFSIKSGAVDVHGDLDAKRLGTETAFATGRLKLGNTDCSEIFDLFGIAKPKTQDPDAFDSVELDTIFQLNGENLNLRVNRCRLDNATAAGTFELVDFNNPSINFIVTGDNVDVDRFLPPEEDEKDKAQSGNEFEVKLPEWEFPDSFLGAINASGKVECNYFRIFDFGGSRISADVDMQKSVIDIHNIKADFHKGNLAGKLALGLRNGTVSLDSDFEGRGFEAGLFFADYIGRDCVNGKTDASLKLKGSSSANTYFTNSMTGSLAFKITNGSYLFESMAAKEKRAGKPATPTAFSLMQGTVRGSKGDFKVEDYLLKTNYLTATANGGFSFPKDSINLRVDADIVKLPNLYLKIVNALLDALTGVNVTVTGRLSDPRVQVKGLERWTDVLNDVLGLPEQSFMFFKDLIF comes from the coding sequence GTGCTGTTGAGAGTAAAGCAACTTTTTTGGATAATTTTCATCCTCTTTGATCTCTGCGTTCTGGCGGCGATTCTGGGGGGAGTATATTATCTTGAATCGGACGGCCCCCGACACGAACTGGAAAGTTTTCTAGGGGAGAAGCTGGGGCGTGAGGTTGTTTTTGAAAAGAATCTGGACCTGATTTTCTATCCCTGGCTGGGGCTGGAAACAGGGCCGGTTTCTATTGCCGCTGCTCCCGGTGCGGATTATGAGCACCAGCTTTCGGTAAGAAGCATAGACTTCAAGGTCCGTCTTCTTCCCCTTCTGCACGGGGAGCTTGAAGTCGATACAATAGTAGTTGATTCTCCGGTATTCAGGATGGACAGGGGCCGGGATGGGAAATTGGATTTTCCGGCCATGGGGAGAGTTGAAAACGCAACCTCAGAAGATTCAGACGGACTTTTTTTTCGCTCAATTACCGTGCGCGGTATTGTTGTAAGCAACGCCACATGCACATACACGGACGTAGCAACAGGAAATTTCTTCAATGTTTCCGGGATCAATATCCGCACCGGACTGCTGCGCAAGGATACCCCGCTTGCCTTTGATGTAGGCGCCATGCTTGAGACAGATCTGTTCAATCTTCGCGCAAAGGCTGAATTCAAGGGACTTCTTGATTTTTCCCGGTCCGAACGCACCATATCCCTTTCTGAAACAACTCTTGCGCTCATTGCCGAAAGTGACGAGCTTCTCGGTAGTGGAGAATCCGTTCAGGCCATAACCAATCTTGATTTCAATCTTGTGGATGGAAAAGTCGATCTGCGGGGAATAGTGGTTCAGGCCGCGGGGGTACTTCTTTCCGGGGAGGCAACGTGCGGAAATATTTATCATGCTCCGGAATTCAGGGGAAGCCTGCGCTCGACAAGGTTTGATCCCAAATCGGTTTTCTCCCGCTTCACCCCGGAACCGATTCCTTCGAAGTTCAAAGATATTCTCAATTCCGCCTCTTTTTCAGTCGATTTTGATTCAAATCTGGAAAGGACCATTCTGAAAAATATGGTTCTGAAGGTTGATGACACCACTGTTCAGGGAGACTTTTCGCTCAAGGATTACAGCAGTCCCTGGGTGGAATTCAATGTCTACGCAGATAAAATTGTGCTCGATCCTTATGCGCGGATTTTCAAGCGCAGTAAATCAGCCGGGAGTGCAAAGTCCAGGAAGAACGGTAGCGGAACTCCGCCCGCGCAAGATGGTAAATTGCGGCGGGAACTGCGGGAAACGGTTATCGCCGATCTTGTGCACAGGATTCCATGCAGAGGCAGACTTGAGGTCGGGTATCTTGCATATGATGGAATGCGTCTGGAAACCACGCGTCTGGCAATTTCTCCGGGTCCGAAGGTGGCCGGCCTGAGTATTGGAAAGGGTTCGTACCTTGACGGTGATTTTTCCCTGCGGGCTGATCTTACGTTCGATGGAAGCCGGAAGAAGGATACCCTCTACCTTTCCGGTGCGGGAGAGGTTTCTCCTTTCACTCTTTCCCGTATTCCGGTCCGTAGCGATGTCATTAAGTTCCGCTCCGGAAAGGCCGGGCTAAAACTCAAGAACATGTCTTCGCACGGCAAGACTCTTGTGGAGTTGTTCCGCAATCTTCGTTTCCGCATGGAACTGAGGGCAGACGGGGCGGCCGCAAGTCTGGGAAACAAGGATATCCCGCGGGAATACCGACATTTTCATGTAAAAGAACTGAAGCTGGATATTGATGGAACACCCTTGCCGACAGTTCCCCCGGAAGGAATGGTCGGCCGCAGGCTGGAAATTGCCTTGTCCGCAGGATTGCTGAAGCCTGATTTAAAACTCGCAGGGAGTTTTTCCGGCGACATTTTATGTGAGCGTTTTCATCCTGATATGGCCGCCCTGCGCAACAGCACTCTGGACCTCTCGGTGGAAGGTTCCGGTCTGCCTGTGGTCAAAAAAGGAGTGAAACTCGCTCTTTCCGGGGGCGGAAAGTTACGCAACCATGACCTTAAACTGAACCGTTTTTCCATAAAAAGCGGGGCAGTTGATGTGCATGGCGACCTTGACGCCAAACGGCTTGGAACAGAGACGGCTTTTGCTACCGGACGGTTGAAGTTAGGCAATACAGATTGTTCTGAAATTTTCGATCTGTTCGGTATCGCCAAACCGAAGACGCAGGACCCGGATGCCTTTGATTCGGTTGAACTGGACACGATTTTTCAGCTTAACGGGGAGAATCTCAATCTGCGTGTAAACAGATGCAGGCTGGATAACGCTACTGCAGCCGGGACTTTCGAACTAGTGGATTTCAATAATCCGAGCATTAATTTTATAGTAACCGGTGACAATGTGGATGTTGATCGTTTTCTGCCGCCTGAAGAGGACGAAAAGGACAAGGCGCAAAGCGGTAATGAGTTCGAGGTCAAACTGCCGGAATGGGAATTTCCGGATTCCTTTCTGGGGGCTATCAATGCCTCCGGCAAGGTGGAGTGCAACTATTTCCGTATTTTCGATTTCGGCGGCAGCAGGATTTCCGCAGATGTCGATATGCAGAAATCGGTCATCGATATCCACAATATCAAGGCAGATTTCCATAAGGGAAATCTTGCCGGAAAACTGGCTTTGGGCCTCCGTAACGGAACAGTCAGCCTTGATTCCGATTTTGAGGGACGCGGTTTTGAAGCCGGACTCTTTTTCGCGGATTACATAGGGCGTGATTGCGTCAACGGCAAAACCGATGCCTCGCTCAAGTTGAAGGGCAGTTCCTCGGCCAACACTTATTTCACCAATTCCATGACCGGGAGTCTGGCTTTCAAGATAACGAACGGCTCTTACCTGTTCGAATCCATGGCAGCAAAGGAAAAGAGGGCAGGCAAACCAGCCACCCCGACGGCCTTTTCGCTGATGCAGGGAACTGTCCGGGGCAGCAAAGGTGATTTCAAGGTCGAGGACTATCTGCTGAAGACCAATTACCTGACCGCAACGGCCAATGGAGGGTTCAGCTTTCCCAAGGATTCCATAAACCTGCGTGTGGATGCCGATATTGTAAAACTGCCCAACCTGTACCTGAAAATTGTCAACGCCCTGCTTGATGCCTTGACCGGCGTGAATGTAACCGTAACCGGACGGCTCAGTGACCCCAGAGTGCAGGTAAAGGGACTGGAGCGCTGGACAGATGTTTTAAATGACGTGCTTGGATTGCCGGAGCAGTCTTTTATGTTTTTCAAGGACCTGATTTTCTGA
- a CDS encoding ATP-binding protein, with protein MKIAIASGKGGTGKTTVAVNFAAYLDSLGVGVSFTDCDVEEPNAHFFLNPDLSAEKEEYLPVPKIDEDKCIGESCRKCIELCRFKSLIWMVDAVLSFSELCHGCGLCELACPADAIGEGQRMIGTTATGKAGNIDFTRGLLRIGEAMSPPLIKAVKKMSPPAEVNILDCPPGTSCPVVESIEGADFVVLVTEPTPFGLHDLDLAVKLMQTLDKKCGVIINRSGMGDDRVETYLKDKDVPLLGALPHSREAASKYSEGGLLYETIPGFKEIFADIWKAVQTQVSGA; from the coding sequence ATGAAAATTGCGATAGCCAGCGGCAAGGGGGGGACCGGTAAAACCACGGTTGCGGTCAACTTTGCAGCTTACCTTGATTCATTGGGAGTCGGCGTCAGTTTCACGGACTGTGATGTGGAAGAACCGAACGCCCATTTTTTTCTCAACCCGGATCTGAGTGCCGAAAAGGAAGAATACCTGCCGGTACCGAAAATAGACGAAGATAAATGTATCGGAGAATCGTGCCGCAAATGCATTGAGCTTTGCAGATTCAAATCGCTCATCTGGATGGTGGACGCGGTACTAAGCTTTTCGGAACTGTGCCACGGATGCGGCCTGTGCGAACTGGCCTGTCCTGCCGATGCCATCGGAGAGGGACAGAGGATGATCGGGACAACAGCAACAGGCAAGGCCGGCAATATAGATTTTACCCGTGGTCTGCTGCGCATCGGTGAAGCCATGTCTCCACCGCTCATCAAGGCGGTCAAGAAAATGTCTCCCCCGGCGGAAGTGAACATTCTGGATTGTCCTCCGGGCACCTCCTGCCCGGTGGTTGAATCGATTGAGGGTGCTGATTTCGTTGTCCTTGTAACCGAACCGACCCCGTTCGGACTTCATGATCTGGACCTCGCCGTCAAGCTGATGCAGACGCTGGACAAAAAATGCGGAGTAATTATCAACCGCTCCGGAATGGGCGATGACCGGGTGGAAACCTACCTGAAAGATAAGGACGTCCCGCTTCTGGGGGCCCTGCCCCACAGCCGCGAGGCAGCGTCCAAATACTCCGAAGGAGGGCTTCTTTACGAAACCATCCCCGGATTCAAGGAAATTTTCGCGGATATCTGGAAGGCCGTCCAAACACAGGTCAGCGGGGCATAA
- the cutA gene encoding divalent-cation tolerance protein CutA — MSVAMVYMTAGDVEEARRIGRELVRLRLAACVNILGGMESIYLWQEKLETADEVVLIAKTVSEKVEELTETVKELHSYDCPCVVAFEADKGNDQFFEWIGNCTT, encoded by the coding sequence ATGTCCGTGGCAATGGTGTACATGACTGCCGGTGACGTTGAGGAAGCACGGCGAATCGGCAGGGAACTTGTTCGGTTACGGCTTGCCGCCTGTGTGAATATCCTCGGCGGAATGGAGTCTATTTATCTCTGGCAGGAGAAGCTGGAAACGGCAGACGAGGTTGTGCTGATTGCCAAAACCGTATCCGAAAAGGTTGAGGAACTGACTGAAACAGTTAAAGAACTTCACAGCTATGATTGCCCCTGTGTCGTTGCTTTTGAAGCCGACAAGGGCAATGATCAGTTTTTTGAATGGATCGGGAACTGTACAACGTAG
- a CDS encoding YdcF family protein produces the protein MTISKNDINRRVLRTVRRVLTAIGALCVAGFAAAVLLFFMAPTLLQQQDRLEKADAIVVLGGQYFRPIYAAELYNKGYAPLVLTSKPVMLSETKTLRELGIPFPFQWEVFRDVLLKKGVPADRIEFFGHGSISTIEEAEELKKHIGTRIKSIILVTSPLHTGRAGIIFREVLPPDVKIILSGTPYEKVPEKWWTDFRTAPFVVMEVLKTVYYELGGAFRRSDQPTENI, from the coding sequence ATGACCATATCAAAAAACGACATTAACCGGCGTGTCCTGAGAACCGTACGCCGGGTTCTCACGGCCATAGGAGCTCTGTGCGTGGCCGGATTCGCGGCAGCAGTACTTCTGTTTTTTATGGCTCCGACTCTGCTGCAGCAGCAGGACAGACTTGAAAAGGCCGATGCCATAGTTGTTCTAGGCGGACAGTACTTCCGCCCAATATACGCGGCAGAGCTTTACAACAAGGGCTATGCCCCTCTTGTGCTGACCAGCAAGCCGGTAATGTTAAGCGAGACTAAGACTCTCCGGGAACTGGGCATACCGTTTCCATTTCAGTGGGAAGTTTTCAGGGATGTCCTGCTGAAAAAAGGGGTACCCGCAGACAGGATAGAATTTTTCGGCCACGGCAGCATCAGCACCATTGAAGAAGCTGAAGAATTGAAAAAGCATATTGGAACGCGGATAAAATCCATTATTCTGGTAACATCTCCGCTGCACACGGGCCGGGCCGGAATCATATTCCGGGAAGTACTGCCGCCGGACGTAAAAATTATTCTATCCGGTACGCCGTACGAGAAAGTTCCTGAAAAATGGTGGACGGATTTCCGCACCGCCCCCTTCGTCGTGATGGAAGTGCTGAAAACAGTCTACTATGAACTTGGCGGAGCTTTCAGAAGATCGGATCAGCCTACAGAAAATATTTAA
- a CDS encoding ARMT1-like domain-containing protein yields the protein MKTSLDCLPCFLTMALSGIRAACPGREDIHEAVMRHWAAGFANADLEESPPSLAGRLFRETSGYMEGIDIFREQKEQANSRVLELLPQVRERVLSSDDPLLAAMGVSIIGNYMDCSVMGKYDWESELDSLEKGLDRELFSVFLEKTRKEGELLVLGDNAGEIGLDTILTGLLADEGINITYAVRGSNILNDATMEDAKIVGMTGVCEVIPSGVDTPGTVLERCSSEFRTRLDDAPVILSKGQGNFEALWGNRAGVFYAFKVKCPVVAGITGYPMKTSLFCRED from the coding sequence ATGAAGACCAGTCTGGATTGCCTTCCATGTTTTTTGACTATGGCTCTTTCCGGGATCAGGGCAGCCTGCCCCGGAAGAGAGGATATTCATGAGGCCGTTATGCGGCATTGGGCGGCCGGGTTTGCAAACGCCGATCTGGAAGAGTCTCCGCCTTCACTGGCGGGCCGTCTGTTTCGGGAGACTTCCGGATACATGGAAGGGATAGATATTTTCAGGGAGCAGAAGGAACAGGCCAACAGCCGTGTTCTGGAGCTGCTGCCGCAGGTTCGGGAAAGGGTTCTATCCAGTGACGATCCTTTGCTGGCAGCCATGGGTGTATCCATTATCGGTAATTACATGGACTGTTCGGTAATGGGTAAGTATGATTGGGAGTCGGAACTGGACAGCCTTGAAAAGGGATTGGACCGGGAATTGTTTTCCGTTTTTCTGGAAAAGACCAGAAAGGAAGGAGAGCTGCTTGTTCTGGGTGACAATGCCGGGGAAATAGGGCTGGATACAATTCTGACCGGGTTGCTTGCGGATGAGGGAATAAACATCACTTACGCGGTGCGAGGGAGCAATATTCTAAATGACGCCACGATGGAGGATGCAAAAATTGTGGGCATGACCGGTGTCTGTGAAGTTATTCCGTCCGGCGTTGATACTCCCGGTACCGTGCTTGAGAGGTGCAGTTCGGAGTTTAGGACAAGACTTGACGACGCACCGGTTATCCTCAGCAAGGGGCAGGGCAATTTCGAAGCGCTTTGGGGCAACAGGGCCGGAGTCTTTTACGCCTTCAAGGTCAAATGTCCGGTCGTGGCCGGAATCACGGGGTACCCGATGAAAACGTCCCTTTTCTGCCGGGAAGATTAA
- a CDS encoding carbohydrate kinase family protein — protein sequence MKILVSGSLAYDRIMSFPGSFADHILPDKIHMLNVCFLVDGLDERFGGTAGNIAYALSMLNEAPVILGTAGKDFEGYEKWLDGHGITREGIKSVDSEFTAGAYITTDKSDNQITGFNPGAMKYSCGYDFSDIKADDTLAIVSPGNLDDMQNFPAVYREKGVPFIYDPGQNIPAFSGEQLLDMISGCKILVSNDYELEMIMKSTGKTRDELMEICDSIIVTLGENGCLVVEKDGETAVPAAKAKEVKDPTGAGDAFRSGLIKGLCMGKSLAESARVGAVSAVYCVEQLGTQEHSYTEEEFWVRYEENFGKI from the coding sequence ATGAAAATACTGGTTTCCGGTTCACTTGCCTATGACAGAATCATGAGTTTTCCCGGCAGCTTCGCCGATCATATCCTGCCTGACAAAATTCATATGCTCAATGTCTGCTTCCTGGTGGACGGACTTGACGAGAGGTTTGGGGGCACTGCCGGAAACATCGCTTACGCCCTTTCCATGCTGAATGAAGCCCCGGTTATTCTCGGAACCGCCGGGAAGGACTTTGAGGGTTACGAAAAATGGCTGGACGGACACGGCATTACCCGCGAAGGGATAAAGTCTGTGGACAGCGAGTTTACTGCCGGGGCATACATAACAACCGATAAGTCCGATAACCAGATCACCGGATTCAACCCCGGAGCCATGAAATATTCCTGCGGTTACGATTTTTCGGATATCAAAGCAGACGACACTCTGGCTATCGTGTCCCCCGGTAACCTTGATGACATGCAAAATTTCCCCGCTGTGTACCGTGAAAAGGGCGTTCCTTTCATCTACGATCCCGGCCAGAACATTCCGGCTTTCAGTGGCGAGCAGCTTCTGGACATGATCAGCGGATGCAAAATTCTTGTTTCCAACGACTACGAACTTGAAATGATAATGAAGTCCACCGGCAAAACCCGTGATGAGCTTATGGAAATCTGCGATTCCATCATCGTGACCCTTGGTGAAAACGGTTGTCTGGTTGTGGAAAAGGACGGCGAAACCGCTGTTCCCGCCGCAAAGGCCAAGGAAGTCAAAGATCCCACCGGAGCCGGAGATGCTTTCCGGTCCGGACTTATCAAAGGGCTCTGCATGGGCAAATCCCTTGCTGAATCCGCTCGTGTCGGGGCTGTCAGCGCCGTTTACTGCGTTGAACAGCTCGGAACTCAGGAACATTCCTATACCGAGGAAGAGTTCTGGGTCCGTTATGAGGAAAATTTCGGTAAGATTTAG
- the nth gene encoding endonuclease III: MKKNPEKKIRQRAAEIYTRLLASYPDPEPALDWNNAWELLVSTVLAAQCTDVRVNKVTPELFRRWPGPAELSVAAIEEIEEVIRSTGLFRNKAKNLKAAAELVTEEFGGELPRTMKEMTRLPGVARKTANIVLSNAMDVHEGVAVDTHVKRLSFRMGFTTSTNPNVIEKDLMPLFPRQNWGIVNHLLVLYGRDVCSARSPKCTACDVEDICPKNGIEKKK; encoded by the coding sequence ATGAAAAAAAATCCAGAGAAAAAAATACGGCAAAGGGCTGCGGAAATATACACCCGCCTGCTGGCCAGTTACCCCGACCCGGAACCGGCACTGGACTGGAATAATGCATGGGAACTGCTGGTCTCCACAGTGCTGGCCGCCCAGTGTACCGATGTTCGGGTAAACAAGGTTACTCCGGAACTTTTCCGCCGCTGGCCCGGCCCTGCAGAACTCAGTGTGGCCGCTATTGAAGAGATAGAGGAAGTCATCCGCTCGACCGGATTGTTCCGCAACAAGGCCAAGAATCTGAAAGCGGCAGCGGAGCTGGTGACCGAAGAATTCGGCGGGGAACTGCCCCGAACCATGAAGGAAATGACCAGACTGCCCGGAGTGGCCAGAAAAACGGCCAATATCGTCCTCTCCAACGCAATGGACGTGCATGAGGGCGTTGCGGTGGATACCCATGTTAAGCGTCTGTCCTTCCGCATGGGATTCACCACCAGCACCAACCCGAATGTGATCGAAAAAGACCTGATGCCGCTTTTCCCCCGTCAAAACTGGGGAATTGTAAACCACCTGCTGGTCCTTTACGGCCGGGATGTCTGCTCGGCAAGAAGCCCGAAATGCACTGCCTGCGATGTCGAGGACATCTGCCCCAAAAACGGAATAGAGAAAAAGAAATGA
- a CDS encoding YihY/virulence factor BrkB family protein, translating into MTGGKLGGRIADFFLHDIWDWSSRQVSGPVRWLYTLARVSYLVVIGFLNDQCIIRASALTFTTMLSIVPFVAVAFSLMKGMGFQDSQFIHDMLLKISAGREDVVTKILEYVDNTNVQTLGWVGIGTLLFTVLSTVGTIEKAFNVIWKVSHGRTFWRKFTDFFSVIFICPVAVIVATSVSISIRRQTLLHSLEDFYGVSELETFLMKLAPMALIWLAFTFIYAFMPNTRVRVGSAFAGGVVSGTIWHMAQWAYINWQIGVSKYNAIYGSFAQLPLFLLWLYCSWIIVLLGSEISYAVQNVMLYRQQRFMPDAGIEDMQKFSLLALSFMALRFDRAEPPYNPEEIAAEIGVPVSFITPLLDRFVEGGVLAHAEGEGEDIYCFAISPRHVSVLMVMGILSGSGKGASSVVDNAYMRFVTQKFNELKALIRDSGLDMSLLDYAQDMGRTVSGSVASEEHAE; encoded by the coding sequence ATGACCGGAGGGAAATTGGGCGGCAGGATTGCGGATTTCTTCCTGCACGATATTTGGGACTGGAGCTCCAGACAGGTCAGCGGGCCGGTCCGCTGGCTTTATACCCTTGCCCGCGTATCCTATCTTGTCGTCATCGGCTTTCTTAATGATCAATGCATCATCCGGGCCTCCGCGCTGACCTTCACAACCATGCTGTCAATCGTCCCGTTTGTGGCCGTGGCCTTTTCTCTTATGAAAGGGATGGGATTCCAGGATTCCCAGTTCATTCACGACATGCTGCTGAAGATTTCGGCCGGACGTGAGGATGTGGTCACAAAGATTCTCGAATATGTGGACAATACAAATGTTCAGACTCTGGGATGGGTTGGTATCGGAACGCTTCTGTTCACCGTACTGTCCACAGTGGGGACAATAGAGAAGGCGTTCAACGTAATCTGGAAGGTCAGTCACGGGCGTACTTTCTGGCGCAAATTTACTGATTTTTTTTCCGTCATTTTTATCTGCCCGGTAGCGGTAATTGTCGCTACAAGTGTCAGTATCTCCATACGCCGTCAGACATTGCTCCATTCGCTGGAAGATTTTTACGGGGTGTCGGAACTTGAGACCTTTCTGATGAAGCTGGCGCCCATGGCTCTTATCTGGCTGGCTTTTACCTTCATTTACGCTTTCATGCCCAATACCCGGGTGCGGGTCGGCAGTGCATTTGCGGGCGGAGTGGTGTCCGGAACTATCTGGCACATGGCCCAGTGGGCCTACATAAACTGGCAGATCGGGGTTTCCAAGTACAATGCCATTTACGGTAGTTTTGCTCAGTTACCTCTGTTTCTTCTCTGGCTATATTGCAGTTGGATAATTGTTCTGCTGGGATCGGAGATAAGCTATGCGGTCCAGAACGTGATGTTATACCGCCAGCAGCGTTTTATGCCGGATGCTGGCATTGAGGACATGCAGAAGTTTTCCCTGCTGGCGTTGAGTTTCATGGCACTTCGATTCGATCGGGCCGAACCTCCGTATAATCCTGAAGAGATCGCCGCAGAGATCGGCGTACCGGTCAGTTTCATAACTCCGCTTCTGGACAGATTCGTGGAGGGCGGGGTCCTCGCCCATGCCGAAGGTGAAGGAGAGGATATCTACTGCTTTGCCATATCGCCGAGGCATGTCTCGGTGTTGATGGTCATGGGAATCCTTTCTGGTAGCGGGAAAGGGGCAAGTTCTGTGGTGGATAATGCCTATATGCGGTTCGTGACGCAAAAATTCAACGAACTAAAGGCCCTTATCCGCGACAGCGGTCTGGACATGAGCCTGCTGGATTATGCGCAGGACATGGGCAGGACTGTTTCCGGCTCAGTTGCGTCGGAAGAGCATGCGGAATAA
- the tgt gene encoding tRNA guanosine(34) transglycosylase Tgt: MNEEKKRPGTFTIHATDGNARLGTLTTAHGDIQTPVYMPVGTQGAVKAVSPRDLRDIGSQIILGNTYHLYLRPGDDLIARRGGLHKFSTWDRPILTDSGGFQVFSLESIRKISEQGVEFRSYIDGSKHFFSPEKVISIQNNIGSDIMMVLDECVGYGHDRDYTARSLEMTTRWAKRCRDAYPVGSGNQLMFGIVQGGFHKDLREVSLEQLAEIPFEGYAIGGLSVGEPIPDMYDILGHIGPKLPFDKPRYLMGVGTPLDILEGIANGVDMFDCVLPTRNARNGTLFTSQGKVNIKRAEFREDDSPLDPECDCYTCRTFSKAYLRHLYTAKELLSYQLNSIHNLRFFLRLTEQARKAIANGTFSDLRKKYEAVYEPVSR; the protein is encoded by the coding sequence ATGAACGAAGAAAAAAAACGACCCGGAACATTCACCATACACGCCACCGACGGGAACGCCCGGTTGGGAACGCTTACTACCGCACACGGGGATATTCAGACCCCGGTATACATGCCGGTAGGCACACAGGGGGCGGTCAAGGCCGTGTCCCCGCGCGATCTGCGGGACATCGGTTCACAGATCATTCTGGGCAACACTTATCATCTCTATCTGCGCCCCGGTGATGACCTCATTGCCCGCCGGGGGGGGCTGCACAAATTTTCCACCTGGGACCGCCCCATCCTTACCGACAGCGGCGGATTTCAGGTCTTCAGCCTTGAATCCATCCGCAAAATTTCCGAGCAGGGTGTCGAGTTCCGGTCCTACATCGACGGATCAAAGCACTTTTTTTCACCGGAAAAGGTCATCTCCATCCAGAACAATATCGGTTCCGACATCATGATGGTTCTTGATGAATGCGTGGGCTACGGGCATGACCGGGATTACACGGCACGATCCCTCGAAATGACCACCCGCTGGGCTAAACGATGCCGTGACGCCTATCCGGTCGGTTCCGGAAATCAGCTCATGTTCGGGATTGTGCAGGGCGGTTTCCACAAGGACCTGCGCGAAGTAAGTCTGGAGCAGCTAGCCGAAATTCCGTTCGAAGGATACGCCATCGGCGGGCTCAGCGTGGGCGAACCCATACCGGATATGTACGACATACTAGGGCACATAGGACCGAAACTCCCCTTCGATAAACCGCGCTATCTCATGGGAGTGGGCACCCCGCTGGATATTCTCGAAGGCATAGCCAACGGGGTCGACATGTTCGACTGCGTGCTGCCGACCAGAAACGCCCGCAACGGCACCCTTTTCACAAGTCAGGGCAAGGTCAATATCAAACGCGCCGAATTCCGCGAGGACGACTCCCCGCTGGACCCGGAATGCGACTGCTATACCTGCCGCACGTTCAGCAAGGCATATCTGCGGCATCTTTACACGGCCAAGGAACTGCTTTCCTACCAGCTAAACTCCATCCACAACCTGCGCTTTTTCCTCCGGCTGACCGAACAGGCCCGGAAAGCCATCGCCAACGGGACTTTTTCCGATCTGAGGAAAAAATATGAAGCAGTGTATGAACCGGTAAGCAGATAG